From the genome of Pyxidicoccus xibeiensis:
CGAAGATCTGATCGTAGGGCGTCACGAAGGCCCCTCGCATCTCGGAGGCGGCCCATTCCGCACCCCGGCCTGGCGCGTCATCAGGCGCATGGCGGCGGCACCCTCGCATGACAGGGCGCGGTGGGGAAGATTCTCCCGCACCGCGCCCGTGAGTCACGCCCCTGGAAACGTCACCTTCCCGCGTCACTCCTCGACGGGGGTGCCGCTGCCGCCGTAGCCCTGCGCCTGGGTGCGCAGCCGCTCCCACTGGGCGCGGGCCTGCTGCTCCTCGCGCGTCTGCGAGTCCACCCGCCTGCGCGCCTCCTCGACCTTGCGCTGGGCGCTGGCGATGGCCGACGCGAAGTCCGCCTCGGACATCTCATCGGCCCGCACGTCGCCGTTCTCCTTGAGGGCGAGGTACTCGGCCTGGTTGAGCTTCGCCTCGGCCACCTCCAGCTCGTTCTCCCGGAGCTGCTTGCGCGCCTGCAGCGACTCGATGGACTGCTGGCGCCAGTTCACCTGCGCCTGGGCCGCGGTGACCCCTGTCTCCGAGTTCATCAGCTCGGCCTTCGCCCGCTCGATGTCGGCGCGCTGGCCGGTGGCCTGGGCGGCCTCCAGCGCGGCCTGGTTGGCCTCCTTGCGCAGCTCGGACGCGTCCGCGTTGCGGCGGGCCACCTGCAGCGCCCGCTCGGCGTCATTGAGCGCGACGTCCGCCCGGGTGACCTCGTCCTGGGCCTTGCGTCGCTCCGCCTCGGCCGCCCGGACGTCGCCCAGCCGCTCCTCCGGCACCCGGGCGAGCCAGGACTCCTCCACCTTCGCGGCGCGCGACGAGCCACAGCCGCTGCCGAGCAGGGACAGCGCCGCTCCCATCGCCACACCCACGAGTACCCGACGTCTTCTCGCCTGGAACATGCTCGCTCCTCCCGAAAGTGATTCCGTGCCCGCGTTGCCTGATGGACACGGTAGTCACGGCGCCGGGTACAGCGTGCGGCGGGATGGCCGCACGGCTGCTCCTCGGGCGGGCGGCCTACCGCTTCTCCAGGACGACGGCGTAGAACTCCACGCCCACGCCCTCGCGGTCCTCCTCGGTGATGTGGCCGGAGGGCAGGGCGAGGAACTCGCGGACCGTCTTCACGCCCTCCGCGTCGGGCGTCCACGGCGAACAGAAGTCGAGGTACTCGGGGAGGGAGTAGAGGTGGAACAGCTCCCCCATCCGCTGGAACATGCCCACGAACTGCTCCCACTGGGGCGTGCTCAGGCGCGGGTCCTTCGTCTCGAAGGTGGTGAAGAGCTTGGAGCCCGGCGCGGCCCAGTCGTAGAGGGCGCGGAAGAACCTCCGGTTCTCCTCGGCCGTGAGGAACACGGTGATGCCGTTGGCACCGAAGGCGACGCGCCGCTCGCCCTGGAGGAAGTCGACGACGTCGGGCCGTTGGAGGAAGCTCCCTGCCTGACGGAGGTCGCACTCCAGGTAGCGGACATTCGGGTTGTTGCCGAGCAGGTGCTTCGCCGTGGCGATGGTCAGCGGGTTGATGTCGCTGTAGAGCACGCGGGCGTCGGACAGCACGGTGTGGACGTGCTCCTCCGTGGGCAGGCCGGAGCCGAAGTCCACCCAGTACTCGAAGCCCTCCATGGACATGCGCCGCGCCGCGGTCCGCAGACAGGTGCGCAGCATCCGCACCCACTTGGGCGTCGAGGGCAGCAGCGAGAACAGGTACTCGGCGGCCCGCCGGTCCGCCTCGAAGTTGTGCGTGCCTCCCAGCGTGTAGTCGTAGATACGGGATGCTTCCGGAATCTGGGGGTTGATGCCGGGTACGCGGTTGAGCTCGAGGGGGTCCATCGTCGTCTCCGTCGCTGGATCCTCCCATGGTACGCCTGCCTGACGCTCATCGCACCTCGATATCCACCGGCTCGCTTCGCAGTCCCCGGGCCGCCAGCTCCAGTCGGTGCTTCCCTGGCTGGAGGGCCCAGGAAGCGTCATAGGGCCATGCGGCGCGGCCCACGGGACGGCCGTCCACCAGCCAGGTCACCTCCGCGAGCCGGGGCTCCACCTCCGCGCTCAGTCGCAGCGTCTGGGTGCGGCGGGTGTAGCCGGGCTCGATGACGAAGACCTCACCCGGGCGAGGCCAGGTGATGACGAGCGCTCCGGGCACGGGGCCCTCCTCCGGGCACAGGGGGGAGTAGCGCGTGGGCGCGGCCGGGGCGGACTCCTGCCCGTGCGAGGCCTGCCAGGAGGCGTACGCGGGGGGAAGGAACGCGAAGGCGCGCTTCACCACGTGCTCGGAGGGGCACTTGTCCCCGGCCAGCAGGCCGTTGCGCGCGTCCAGGCGCACCTCGCGGTGCCAGGGGCAGGGCTGGGATGGCACGTGCGCCGCCGGCAGCCGCACGCGCCGATGCACCGGGCAGGACGGGGTGGGCAGCAGTCCGGAGTGTGCGCACACCTTGCCCTCGACGATGCCCTCCGGTGGAGGCACCCGCTCCGGGAGGGCGGTGGGGTCCGCGCGGCGCGCCACGCGCTTCATCACCTTGTGGAAGAGGGGGCCGGCGCCGGTGGCTCCGGTCATCCCGTGCAGCGGGCGGTTGGAGAAGTCCCCCGTCCACACCGCCACGGTGAAGCGCGGCGTGTAGCCCACGGCCCAGTTGTCACGCCAGTTGGTGCTGGTGCCCGTCTTCACGGCGACGGGGAAGCCGAGCATCAGCGCGTTGCCGGCGCCGAAGCCACGCATGCGCAGGGACTCGTCGGAGAGCACGTCGGTGATGAGCCAGGCCACCTCCTTCGAGAAGGCGCGTCGCGGCTCCTGCACGGTATGGGGGAAGGGGGTGGCGCGGCAGGTGAGGCCCTCGCGGGCGAACATCGCGTACGCCTGGGCCAGCTCCAGCAGCGTCACCTCGCCATTGCCCAGGGTGAGGCCCAGGCCGTAGTGCGACGCGGGCGCATCCAGCGAGGTGAAGCCCACGTCGCGCAGCCGGGTGAGCAGGGGCTTCAGGCCCACGCGGCGGGCCACGCGGATGGCGGGGATGTTGAGGCTGCGGCCCAGCGCCTCGCCCATCAGCACGGGGCCGGAGTAGTCGCCCGAGTAGTTCTTCGGCGTGAAGAGGTCGCCATCCGCCTCGCCGTAGCGCGTCTCCACGTCCGCCGCCACGGAGGCAGGCGTGTCGCCGCCCTCGAAGGCGAGCGCGTAGGTGAAGGGCTTGAGCGCCGAGCCGGGCTGGCGCCGCGCCAGGGCCCCGTTCACGGAGCCCGCGGACGTTGCGTCGCCATAGCGGGCGGAGCCGACCATGGCGCGGAGCTGACAGTCCGCGTTGTCCAGCACCACCACGGCGGCGTTCGTCACGCCGCCCGCGGACAGGGCGTCCACGTGCCCGCGCACGAGGGACTCCAGCTCCCGCTGGAGGTCGCCGTCCAGGGTGGTGCGCACGTCGCCGGAGGGCGGGCGCAGGGACACGACGTAGTCCGTGAAGTGCAGCGCCGTGTCAGCGGTGACGGCGGCAGGGACGTCGCCGCCGACGAGGCGCAGGGGCTCCGCGAGGGCGCGGGTGTGCTCGTCCTCGGTGATGATGCCGGTGGCGCCCATGCGGGCCAGGACGGTGCGCTGGCGGACGCGGGCGCGCTCGAGGTCCTTCAGGGGATTGAGGGTGGTGGGGGCCTGGGGGAGCCCGGCGAGCAGCGCGGCCTCGGCGAGGCTGAGGTGCGTGTTGGGCTTGCCGAAGTAGCGCTGGCTGGCGGCCTCGACGCCGATGGTGCCCGCGCCGTAGGGCACGCGGTTGAGGTACTGCTCCAGCACGGTGGACTTGTCCGCCGCACGCTCCAGCCGCAGCGCCACGAGCATCTCCTCCAGCTTGCCGCGCAGCGAGCGCGGGTGCGGACGGAGGCGCCGCGCCAGCTGCATCGTCAGCGTGGAGGCGCCGGACACCACGCGCCGGTAGCGCACCGCCTGCGTCACCGCGCGCGCCACCGCGCGCACGTCCACGCCGGGATGCTCATGGAAGCGCGAGTCCTCCACGGCGATGGTGGCCTTCACGAGCAGGGGAGAGATGTCCTCCAGGGCACGCCAGCGCGCGCGCTCGCCCTCCGCATTCACCACCTCGCGCAGCAACTGGCCTCGCGCATCGTGGATGCGCAGGGAGTCGCCGGTGCGTGCCTGCAGTTCCTCCACGGGGAAGGGGCTGCTGACGACGGCCACCCAGAGGGCCACCGCGAAGGCCGCGGTGGCCAGGGCCAGGACGCCCGCCGCCCTCGTGCAGAGGCGGAGGACGCGGCGCCGTCTGGAGGCGGGGCGGGGTGGAGTCGTGGTGTCAGGCTTCACGGGAGCTCCGGACGGCACGGAGGTGTCGGATTCGGCAGCGCGCTCGGACGCCGCGGCGGTCTCGGGTGACGCGGGAGCCCCGGATGGTGCGGGCTCCCCTGAGGGGAGCCGGCTCATTGCACCGTCACCTCGTCGATGGCGGTGGCGCCCGCGACCTCGGGCGCGTACATGGCCTCGGCGCCGGCGGCGGGGCGGAGGAACGTGCCCGGCGTGGTGGCCCTCGCGACGTAGCTGAACTCGTAGTCACCCTCGACCATGTCGTCCACGTAGAAGGCCACGCGGTGGTCCCGCATCTCGCTGTAGGAGAGCGTGGCGAGGCCGCGCTGGAGCGCCGCCGTCATCGGCCCCTGGGACACCTTCTCCGTGGTGGCCAGGCTCGTGTTCATCGGCTCCAGGCCAGCGGGCAGCTTGTCGTCGATGGCCACGTAGTTCTGGTGGGTGGAGGCCTTCACCTTCAGCCGCACGCGCACCAGCGAGCCCAGCGGAATGGGCCCGGCCAGCGGCTGCCCGGACACCGTCTCGTACTGGCGCTCCACGCGGAAGCCGTCCTCGCGCGGGGCGCGGTTCTTCGCGTTCAGCTCCGCCTCGTACTGCGCGCG
Proteins encoded in this window:
- a CDS encoding SAM-dependent methyltransferase — protein: MDPLELNRVPGINPQIPEASRIYDYTLGGTHNFEADRRAAEYLFSLLPSTPKWVRMLRTCLRTAARRMSMEGFEYWVDFGSGLPTEEHVHTVLSDARVLYSDINPLTIATAKHLLGNNPNVRYLECDLRQAGSFLQRPDVVDFLQGERRVAFGANGITVFLTAEENRRFFRALYDWAAPGSKLFTTFETKDPRLSTPQWEQFVGMFQRMGELFHLYSLPEYLDFCSPWTPDAEGVKTVREFLALPSGHITEEDREGVGVEFYAVVLEKR
- the pbpC gene encoding penicillin-binding protein 1C; translation: MKPDTTTPPRPASRRRRVLRLCTRAAGVLALATAAFAVALWVAVVSSPFPVEELQARTGDSLRIHDARGQLLREVVNAEGERARWRALEDISPLLVKATIAVEDSRFHEHPGVDVRAVARAVTQAVRYRRVVSGASTLTMQLARRLRPHPRSLRGKLEEMLVALRLERAADKSTVLEQYLNRVPYGAGTIGVEAASQRYFGKPNTHLSLAEAALLAGLPQAPTTLNPLKDLERARVRQRTVLARMGATGIITEDEHTRALAEPLRLVGGDVPAAVTADTALHFTDYVVSLRPPSGDVRTTLDGDLQRELESLVRGHVDALSAGGVTNAAVVVLDNADCQLRAMVGSARYGDATSAGSVNGALARRQPGSALKPFTYALAFEGGDTPASVAADVETRYGEADGDLFTPKNYSGDYSGPVLMGEALGRSLNIPAIRVARRVGLKPLLTRLRDVGFTSLDAPASHYGLGLTLGNGEVTLLELAQAYAMFAREGLTCRATPFPHTVQEPRRAFSKEVAWLITDVLSDESLRMRGFGAGNALMLGFPVAVKTGTSTNWRDNWAVGYTPRFTVAVWTGDFSNRPLHGMTGATGAGPLFHKVMKRVARRADPTALPERVPPPEGIVEGKVCAHSGLLPTPSCPVHRRVRLPAAHVPSQPCPWHREVRLDARNGLLAGDKCPSEHVVKRAFAFLPPAYASWQASHGQESAPAAPTRYSPLCPEEGPVPGALVITWPRPGEVFVIEPGYTRRTQTLRLSAEVEPRLAEVTWLVDGRPVGRAAWPYDASWALQPGKHRLELAARGLRSEPVDIEVR